TCCGCCAAGGCTTTTCTTGAACGTTCTACACCAATTTTTTCCACAATATCTTCTGTCTCACGAATTCCGGCCGTATCAATTAAACGCAGCGGAACACCGCGAACATTGACGTATTCTTCTATAATATCTCGCGTCGTCCCAGCAATATCAGTGACAATCGCTTTTTCTTCTTGAATTAGTTGGTTAAGCAAGGAGGATTTCCCAACATTTGGTCGACCAATAATAGCCGTTGCCAATCCTTCGCGGAGAATTTTCCCTTGGCTTGCTGTTTGTAAAAGTTGCTCGACGGAAGCGCGAACTAGCTCGGTTTTTTCCAGTAGCATTCGCTGGGTCATTTCCTCCACATCATCGTACTCCGGATAGTCGATATTTACTTCGACTTGCGCTAGTGCATCCAAAATTTCTTGACGTAAATTGCGAATCAACCGTGAAAGATTTCCGTCCATTTGCCGAATTGCCACGCCCATCGCCCGGTCTGTCTTGGCGCGAATTAAATCCATCACAGCCTCCGCTTGCGACAAATCAATTCTTCCATTTAAAAATGCACGCTTTGTGAATTCACCTGGTTCAGCTAAATTAGCCCCATTTCGAAGTAACAGTTGCAACACGCGGTTCACGGAAACAATTCCGCCGTGCGCGTTGATTTCTACCACATCTTCCCGTGTAAAAGTACGCGGCGCACGCATAACCGTGACCATTACTTCCTCAATTACTTCGCCGTCTTCTTTTATGTGACCGTAGTGAATGGTGTGACTTTCCGCTTCACTCAAGCTATTTTTGGCATAAAAAATACGATCCGCTATCTGAATCGCCTCTGGACCGCTTAATCTAATAATAGCAATGGCCCCTTCTCCCGGCGGTGTTGAGATTGCAGCAATAGTATCAAATTCCATTCTTTACTCATCCTTTCTCATTAGAATTTCAGCTCAAATAAGCCTTATCCTATTTTGAATAAATTTTGGCACATGATTTTGTGCATTTTCAACAACTTACGCTCCGCTTTGACCAAAGCAATTAAATTGTTAGTATTTTGAAGGTTATCCATAGACTTATTAACATATCCACAGAAAAACCATTAATAAAAATTCATCCATACCATTTTAACTTATCCACATGTGAATAACAATAGTTTTATCCTTACTAGTTAAGAAAACTTAAATTTTCTCGTTAAAGCTTTAACTTATCCTTCCACTTCCTTGGCTTTAACTCAATTCTTTTTATCTATACTAAAGTTAAAAGGAGGAGAAAAAATGAAAATACATAAATTAACTTGGGTGCTATTAATGGGGCTATTACTGCTCTCATCCTGTTCCACGAAGCAACCAAACCTATACTTGTCAGCAAATGCCGCCGCGGTTTATTCAGTCGAAAATGGCAAACCATTATATGAACAAAATGCCGATAAAGTAATGCCAATCGCAAGTTTAAGCAAACTAATGACAGCTTTTTTAATTTTAGAGGCTGTGGATAACAATGAATTATCGTGGGATGAAACACTTGACCTTGTTCGATTGGATGATCCTTCCGCCGTCTCTCTTTACGCGATTACACAAAAAAGAACGTGGTCCGTCAGGGATTTATACAACGCTATGCTCACCATGTCTGCAAATGACGCCGCAGAAACACTTGGGGACCGTTTAGACGGAGCAGATTTTCCAAAAGAAATGAATAGACAGGCTACAAAATTAGGCATGTCGAGTAGAACCAATTTTGTCAGTGCTAGCGGACTGGATGTTGACGGGAAAACGGCTGTTTCCACCACAAAGGATTTATTTTTGCTATCATCTAAATTAATTTCCACTCATCCTGAAGTGTTAGAGACAACTTCCAAACCTACCGTCACCACTGATGAAGGCGCCAAACTCGAATCCACGAACGACTTACTTGGTTCGATTCAAGGGTTAGATGGGCTGAAAACTGGTTTTACCGATGAAGCCGGCTATTGCTTTATTGGAACAGCGGAACGCGGAGGAAAACGTGTGATTTCGATTGTTTTAGATGCAGGAACCGCGGAAAAACGATTTAAAGATACGGAGAAGCTGATGGAGGTTGGATTTAAAGGACTATAGTCACATTAAAAAGGGATTTGCTTTTTAACAAATCCCTTTTTAGTAGTTTATTTTTCTTGTAAAAGCTTCATTCGTGTCATGGAATCTGCCACTTCTTCATCATGATCTATGCAGTAAAATTTAAAATCCGCTGTTTTATTAATTTTTTCGAAAGTTTTTGTCTCCGAAAATTTTATGATACTTTCTGTAAAAGTAACTAGCAGCTCATTTACATATACTTCCCATGCTTGATAATCATCATCGACTTCATTAGGGTATATTTGATTAAAAATAGCGGTCAGCTCTTCTTCACTAAAAACATAAAATGTATCGAAACATTGGTATTTCCAATCGCCTGTATTGTATTTCAATTCTTGGATTTCTTCTTCCGTTTGATAGTTTTCACCATACTTGCCATTTTGATAACGTGCCAGCGTTTCAGCAAAAGCTTTTTCCGTGTTTACGCATAAATTAATCTCAGCATATTCCGCATTACAATCAAATGCAAAAGCATAGTATGTTAACTCAGGGTTTTCTTGTAGGAACTTTTCCACCCCTTCAATTGCAAAATTAACGATTTTTTGTGTATCCACCTTCATATTGTCCTCTTCCTCTCTGTTTGTTGTCATTGGATTACTTCTCACCTTTTCATTGATTTTTTAAAGCGCAAAGATACTTTTCCATATAAACATCTTTATTTTTAGAATTATATTGCATAATAAAACGGGGATGTTCCAAAGGTATGATTGTACCAAAAAAATGATGCTCGTCATTTATTTTCGATAAAAAATTAAAATTCTCGCCGCTGCCAATGCAGTAACAGACCGAAGTATCTATCCCGCAATCTATTTGGTTTTGGAGCGATTCTAAAATAAATGGCCTCAGTGCCTCTTGTAATTTCTTATTCTCATAATAGTTGCAATTAACCTCATTGCCTTTTGCATTCATACGAACAATACCAAGTGGACAGACAAAATTCATATAAAAATCAGTATAAAAAGCCTCACAACCCCCGTATTCTGTCATAACATCATATAAAAAATCTGAGGAAGACTGGTTTATATAAAATTTATCAATAAAAATACCGGTTTCGTTTTGAAGGTGTTTTGCGTCTTCAAAAGGAACGCCTGTCACAGCAGAACCTCTCCGCGCGGGAGAACTTCCAAGGATTATCCGGCGAGGTTTAGTATCATTATAGTATTTCTGATAAAATGCTGTCGTTATTTTTTGCACTAGTTCGCTTTGATCACCAGAATATGGGTTAACGGTGCAATACCCCTCCGGCAAATCAAACGAACTATTCGCAAGCGCCTCATTAAACTGCAATATCCGTTTAGCAATAGTTGTATTTTCAGTCATGTAAATTAGCCCTCTCTGTATTTTTATTTCACAATCTGCCAAACATCCTCAAATAAATCCGCATACCCTGCTTGTTCCCACCTGCTTGCAAAATAAGGATTATGAAAATAAGTGAATGCCGTAATAATCGCGGTTCCTTGATTCGTTCGACCGCTCACTTCTTCGGCTTTTTGTGCTAAATGGGCTACGTGGTTTTTCACTAATTCTTCATTTTGTTCAATATAATCCGTATAAAGTAAAAACATTTTTCGGTCGGTTTTGTATCGTTTTTTCTTAGTATCGGCCAAGAGCCAAAGCCAGTCGTGAAGCGCATCATCTGGTGTTTGCCCTGCGTCCTGTGTCCAATCGAAAATCTCCCGCGAAGTTTCCTCTAACCAACGTAGCGCCAATTTTTGAAATAAATCCTCTTTATTTCGATAATGCTTATAAAGTGCCGCATGTGTGACGTTCAAATTACCCGCAATATCATACAGCGTCGTTTTTTCCATGCCTTTTTCGTAAATGATTTTCTCTGCCATATTTAAAATAATTTCTTGTGATAGTCTCGCCATTTTAACCCCTCGATTCAACTCATTCTTTGCTTTTTATTATACAGGAAAACAGAAAAGTTACAAATCCTTGACAAAGTAACTAAAAGGAGTATACTTCCAACTATAAAGTTACTAAAATTATAAAAAGTAACCATTTTGAATTTAAAGGAGCGAATAGATTATGACAAATAAACGTGTTGCATTTATTTTAGGGGGTTCTGGCGGTATTGGTAAGGCCGTCGTCCAAAAATTGGTCGAACAAAATTTTGCAGTTGTGGTTCATTATGCGGGTAATAAGGCTAAAGCCGAGGCGCTTGTTGAAAATATTGTGAAGTCTGGTGGAGAAGCGATTAGTGTTGGCGGCGATGTTGCTGACGAGGCGCAGATGATTCATGCATTTGATTTCATTGAAAGTCAGTTTGGCGGAATTGATGTTGTCGTTAACACGGCAGGTATTATGAAATTAAGTCCGATTGCTACTTTGGATATGGATGAATTTGACCTGATTCAGCGAACCAATGTCCGGGGCACTTTTGTTGTTTCCAAGCAAGCTGCCCTCAGAGTTCGAAATGGCGGCGCGATTATCAATTTCTCCACTTCAGTAACGCGAACCAGTTTTCCGACTTACGGGGCCTATGTTGCTAGTAAGGCCGGGGTTGAGTCGCTCACATTGATTCTGGCACGCGAGCTTCGTGGGAAAGATATAACCGTTAATGCAGTAGCACCCGGCCCGACCGCCACTCCGTTATTTTTGACTGGAAAAGACGATAAAACAATCGACAACTTAGCAAAAGCCACACCTTTAGAACGCCTAGGACAACCTGAAGATATCGCAGAAACCGTAGCATTTTTAGCCGGACCTGCACGCTGGGTGAATGGTCAAGTCATTTTCACTAATGGCGGATTAGCTTAATTAAAAAAGGAGGAAAACAGAGCTATCTGGTTTTCCTCCTTTAATTTTATTGGTCTTTTTTAATCGCTAAAACAATCAATCCCGATGCTAATAAAGTTAACGCCAAGAACAGAAAAGCCGATTGATAAGAGTTAGTCGCATTTACCAAATCCCCTATAATCATCGGTGCAAAAAAGCCACCTAAAACTCCGCCTGAGTTAATGGCCGCGTATTTCGTCGCAATATGGCTCTGTTGAAACAACTTGTGCGGCAATCCCATTAGCGTTGTAAAGGCCATGATTAGGAATATATTACATAAACACAAGCAAATAACCGATAGCGCTAATTGTTCAAATAAATACACCCCGTATACCGCAAACGCCCCAAGCACACAAAATGCGAAAATAATAATCGGCTCTTTTCCTTTGAAAAAACGACTAATAAAATAGCCACCGACAACTCCTGCAATTAAAATACACAGCCCAGCTAAAGAACTAATATAACTCACTTCGCTAATAGAAATCCCTCTAACCTCATTCAAATAAGAAGCAAGCCAACTTGTTAAACCGTAATTCGCCGCATTTATAAAAAGCGCGGATAACAAAAGAATCCACAACTGTTTATCTTTCAGAAGTTCTGAGAAAGGTACTTTGATTTTTTCTTTTTGAGCATTCAGGTCTATTTTCGGCGCTTTAGGTACGACAATTAAAATCAGAAAGCCAATCAAAATCACCGCAATACCAATCCAGTAATATGTATTGCGCCAACCTACTGATAGCAACAGTTGTGCGATTAATAATGGTCCAATAAATGCCGCAAAACCAGAGGAAGCAAGCATTGCGGACTGAGCAAAACCTCGCTTGTTTAACGGAATATGAAGTGAAATATAATTGCTGACAGACGGGGGATAACCCGCGTGTCCAAGCGCTCCGGATAAGAAACGAATAACAACCAAAAACAACAAGGAATAGCCAAAGCCAAAAATAACAAGAAATAGCCCGACAATAATAATTGATACTGCAAGAACTGGTCGTGCGCCAATCCGATTGTTTAAATACCCCATTGGAATTTGAAAAAGCGTGTAACCGAGAAAGAACGCACTTAAAATCAGTCCCTTTTGACTTGGATCAAATCCTAAGTCTTGAGAAACAGTTACAAGTGAAATTCCAATAGTATATTTATCCACGTATACACTGGTGTAGCCTATAAATAGAACAAGTAATACAATTAATGAATGTCTTTCTCCTTTGACCTGATTCATTTGAATTCACTCCACTCTTCTATAGTCCCGCCAATTGCAAAAGAGCATAACCAGATTCTTTTTCTGACTATGCTCTTTTCAAAGCTATTATCCATTTAATTTATAATAATCTAAAACCACGTCCGCAACCGATTTGGCAGCAACTAACAACGCATCTTCATCAATATCAAATTTTGGATGATGATTAAAATAAGCATTCGAAGTATTTTTCGGTTTCGCGCCAATATAGAAGAAGACTCCAGGAATTTTTTGTAAATAATAAGCAAAATCCTCTGATCCGGAAAGCATGTCGTATTCAGAAATGCCCGTTAAGTACTCGCCAACACCTTTTTGCAAACTTGCAACTACTTGTTCCGTTACTGCTGGATCGTTGTAAAGTGGTGGGTAGTCGTTCGTGTACGTTAGTTCCACCGTTACACCAAACATCGCTTCAATGCCAGCAACTATACGGTGGATTTCTGCATCCATTTTATCACGATTTTCGGTATTCATATAACGAACATCGCCTTCTAACTCCACCGCATCCTTAATAACATTAAAACTACCTTTGCCGTCAAAAGAACCAATCGTTATAACGCCAGTATCAAATGGGTTCAAACGGCGGCTCACTACTGTTTGAATGGCTGTCACAAAATAAGCGCCTGCGACAATCGCATCATTCGCCATATGTGGAGACGAACCATGCCCGCCAACACCTTGAATTTTAAGTTTAAAATAAGTGCGACCAGCCATCGCGTAGCCACTATGATAATAAACTTGTCCGCTTTCACCAAATGGAAATACGTGAATACCAAAAATTTGATCCACATCATCTAAAATACCCGACTCGACAACGCTTTTCGCTCCGCCGGGAGGTGTTTCTTCGGCATGTTGATGAACAATTTTTATCGTTCCAGGGATGTTTTCTTTTAGTTGGATTAAACAATCTGCCAAAACGAGTAAATAAGCAGTATGTCCGTCATGACCACATGCATGCATTACGCCAGGATTTTTAGATTTAAATGGCAAATCCGTTTGTTCTTCGATGGGAAGAGCATCAAAATCGGCACGTAACGCAATCGTTTTCCCCGGTTTCCCGCCTTTAATCGTTACAACAACGGCATGACCATTACCCACTTCAGTTGCAACTTCTACGTCTTTTCCTTTGTAAAAATCTTGGATGAATTTTGCGGTTTCTGCTTCATGGAACGATAATTCAGGATGTTCGTGCAAATGACGTCTAATCTGAGTGATTTCATCTTTTCGTTCCTGAAGCATATTCATTAACTTGGTACGCATGATAAATCCAACCTCCTATTCTTTTGCGGCTTTTAATTCGAGCGCTTTTTTCGCAGACGGTGTTGTTATAGCAACGGAAATAAGTGAAACGACACAAAAACCAACGTTAGTTAAAAGCCCCACCATTGCGGCTAAATCAATATTTCCAGAAAGTGCAATCACACCATAAATCGTAGCGGAAATTGCCACACCGAATGAGCCACCTAACGAACTTGCCATTTTGTAAATACCTGATGCTACTCCGACTTTATCCTCTGGAGCATTAGAAATAGCTGTATCTGTAGAAGGAGTAGCATACATACCAAGTCCAATCCCGAATAAAGCAAAACCGATAAATACAAGCACCGTATACAATGTTCCCGGAATAAAAGTGAGTGCCATTAAAGCAATACCAACAGCCGTAATTCCAGAGCCTAAAATCATTGGTTTACGCGCGCCAACTCGTTGAAGAATTTTTTCACCAATACGAATCATTCCAAGCACGCAGACAAGGTAACCGATAGAAAGTAAACCGGATTGGAATGCTGTAAAACCGCGACCAATTTGCACATAAGTATTTGCAACAACCAGTGTTCCAGCAGCTGCATTTAACAAGAAGTTGGAAAGTGTCGCACCAGTATAAGCTTTATTTTTAAATAACGAGAAATCAATAAATCCGTTCGCTTGTCGTAATTCCACCCGGAAAAATAATCCCGCAGAAA
The sequence above is drawn from the Listeria monocytogenes genome and encodes:
- the mnmE gene encoding tRNA uridine-5-carboxymethylaminomethyl(34) synthesis GTPase MnmE, whose amino-acid sequence is MEFDTIAAISTPPGEGAIAIIRLSGPEAIQIADRIFYAKNSLSEAESHTIHYGHIKEDGEVIEEVMVTVMRAPRTFTREDVVEINAHGGIVSVNRVLQLLLRNGANLAEPGEFTKRAFLNGRIDLSQAEAVMDLIRAKTDRAMGVAIRQMDGNLSRLIRNLRQEILDALAQVEVNIDYPEYDDVEEMTQRMLLEKTELVRASVEQLLQTASQGKILREGLATAIIGRPNVGKSSLLNQLIQEEKAIVTDIAGTTRDIIEEYVNVRGVPLRLIDTAGIRETEDIVEKIGVERSRKALADADFILLVLNQNEELTVEDEALFEAAAGHNYVVVLNKTDLETKLDINRVRELAGENPIVSTSLVNDEGLEALEEAIKTLFFAGDIDAGDATYVSNVRHIALLHQALEALNGVTTGIQLGMPVDIVQIDMTRAWDLLGEITGDSVQDELLDQLFNQFCLGK
- a CDS encoding D-alanyl-D-alanine carboxypeptidase PBPD2 — protein: MKIHKLTWVLLMGLLLLSSCSTKQPNLYLSANAAAVYSVENGKPLYEQNADKVMPIASLSKLMTAFLILEAVDNNELSWDETLDLVRLDDPSAVSLYAITQKRTWSVRDLYNAMLTMSANDAAETLGDRLDGADFPKEMNRQATKLGMSSRTNFVSASGLDVDGKTAVSTTKDLFLLSSKLISTHPEVLETTSKPTVTTDEGAKLESTNDLLGSIQGLDGLKTGFTDEAGYCFIGTAERGGKRVISIVLDAGTAEKRFKDTEKLMEVGFKGL
- a CDS encoding DUF4303 domain-containing protein, producing MTTNREEEDNMKVDTQKIVNFAIEGVEKFLQENPELTYYAFAFDCNAEYAEINLCVNTEKAFAETLARYQNGKYGENYQTEEEIQELKYNTGDWKYQCFDTFYVFSEEELTAIFNQIYPNEVDDDYQAWEVYVNELLVTFTESIIKFSETKTFEKINKTADFKFYCIDHDEEVADSMTRMKLLQEK
- a CDS encoding SMUG2 DNA glycosylase family protein, producing the protein MTENTTIAKRILQFNEALANSSFDLPEGYCTVNPYSGDQSELVQKITTAFYQKYYNDTKPRRIILGSSPARRGSAVTGVPFEDAKHLQNETGIFIDKFYINQSSSDFLYDVMTEYGGCEAFYTDFYMNFVCPLGIVRMNAKGNEVNCNYYENKKLQEALRPFILESLQNQIDCGIDTSVCYCIGSGENFNFLSKINDEHHFFGTIIPLEHPRFIMQYNSKNKDVYMEKYLCALKNQ
- a CDS encoding TetR/AcrR family transcriptional regulator, which encodes MARLSQEIILNMAEKIIYEKGMEKTTLYDIAGNLNVTHAALYKHYRNKEDLFQKLALRWLEETSREIFDWTQDAGQTPDDALHDWLWLLADTKKKRYKTDRKMFLLYTDYIEQNEELVKNHVAHLAQKAEEVSGRTNQGTAIITAFTYFHNPYFASRWEQAGYADLFEDVWQIVK
- a CDS encoding SDR family oxidoreductase; its protein translation is MTNKRVAFILGGSGGIGKAVVQKLVEQNFAVVVHYAGNKAKAEALVENIVKSGGEAISVGGDVADEAQMIHAFDFIESQFGGIDVVVNTAGIMKLSPIATLDMDEFDLIQRTNVRGTFVVSKQAALRVRNGGAIINFSTSVTRTSFPTYGAYVASKAGVESLTLILARELRGKDITVNAVAPGPTATPLFLTGKDDKTIDNLAKATPLERLGQPEDIAETVAFLAGPARWVNGQVIFTNGGLA
- a CDS encoding MFS transporter, which translates into the protein MNQVKGERHSLIVLLVLFIGYTSVYVDKYTIGISLVTVSQDLGFDPSQKGLILSAFFLGYTLFQIPMGYLNNRIGARPVLAVSIIIVGLFLVIFGFGYSLLFLVVIRFLSGALGHAGYPPSVSNYISLHIPLNKRGFAQSAMLASSGFAAFIGPLLIAQLLLSVGWRNTYYWIGIAVILIGFLILIVVPKAPKIDLNAQKEKIKVPFSELLKDKQLWILLLSALFINAANYGLTSWLASYLNEVRGISISEVSYISSLAGLCILIAGVVGGYFISRFFKGKEPIIIFAFCVLGAFAVYGVYLFEQLALSVICLCLCNIFLIMAFTTLMGLPHKLFQQSHIATKYAAINSGGVLGGFFAPMIIGDLVNATNSYQSAFLFLALTLLASGLIVLAIKKDQ
- a CDS encoding M20 family metallopeptidase, whose amino-acid sequence is MRTKLMNMLQERKDEITQIRRHLHEHPELSFHEAETAKFIQDFYKGKDVEVATEVGNGHAVVVTIKGGKPGKTIALRADFDALPIEEQTDLPFKSKNPGVMHACGHDGHTAYLLVLADCLIQLKENIPGTIKIVHQHAEETPPGGAKSVVESGILDDVDQIFGIHVFPFGESGQVYYHSGYAMAGRTYFKLKIQGVGGHGSSPHMANDAIVAGAYFVTAIQTVVSRRLNPFDTGVITIGSFDGKGSFNVIKDAVELEGDVRYMNTENRDKMDAEIHRIVAGIEAMFGVTVELTYTNDYPPLYNDPAVTEQVVASLQKGVGEYLTGISEYDMLSGSEDFAYYLQKIPGVFFYIGAKPKNTSNAYFNHHPKFDIDEDALLVAAKSVADVVLDYYKLNG